The Apium graveolens cultivar Ventura chromosome 10, ASM990537v1, whole genome shotgun sequence nucleotide sequence tccttgaagtggtgtgagtagctaagaagccttaggaagccttgatgagtcttaggaaagcttggatcttaaaggaaaagcaagaaaatcaagttaaaaaccttgaaatcactatttattgtcttcttcattgatttattggagaagatagagaatgaatgggatgcttaaactcataatatagccatatctatgcataaggaacactagggaattatcttaccaatttaggaggcttggatcttggattttgaaaatcctttcctttgaaattgtaaaaagccgagagaaagcttttgttgaagagaaataaatttcttttgttttgatgaaatgatttgtttggcttggtggatgtaattttgtttttgttttggttaattacctttttagccttaagtttgtgtggttctacttcaaccacatctccttccttctcatgtcatgcttatgtcatgctatgatgtcatcttcccctccttgtcctcttctcattggttgggtgacatcatcctctctaatccctttgattaacttcctaattgtttgcctaatgaccgttgatctgttatacggttcgcttaactttcgttttcgtttatcgtttgagggatcataccccggatcttattacttaggttcccttaacctttctcaatatattatattccttttatgatcctctcttatactcaattctttccgtatctagtggatttccgggaaaatcaaagtgttcggaatttgaattctgacgatctttacatacacttatatcccatataaagtactaataaaatctcagaatatccataccagaacccctacatagtgtggcatgaaaagttttcccattcagcaaaaacactattcataagggtttcaaaaatttccaaaaattggggttattacagcacATAAGAGATCctgaactattgatagcagcaacaccgttcctactgctgattctttgAGGGGAACTGCTTTAACACCTCGTTTGATGGATatggctgctgaggaggagtattcTAGGCTTCTGTctaagccaattttgaaggagaggggatttttaccatcggggagggatggtgagttgttaccgatgattgcgaagaaagggtggatttctttttgtaAGCCGCCGGAGGCGGTTCtaatgagtgtggttcgcgagttttatgcgaacgccaaggctgaaacgaatgggtttactgttgttcgtgggcttattGCGGATTATCAGCCGGAGacgattcgccgtgttattgcACTACTAGAAAATCAGCATTAGACATCGCACATTAGACATCAGTCAGAAAAGTCACTGATGTTAAAAGCCTTTTTTACATCACATAAAAAAAAGTGATGTCTTTTTGGTATGTTTACATCAGCTTTTGAGTAAAATGATGTCTAAGTTGTTCTTTTAAAAACTATGTCACATCAGTTAACATATAAACAGATTTCCAATTTCCTTTTAACATCGGTTGACataataaccgatgtctaagctcaattttaaaaaattagagcccGCTGCTTCTCCCTTTTGCTCCCCGTCCTTAGCCAAATCTTTTCCCCCCTTAGTATATTTTCCCATCCCGCCTATTCACTCATTCACTTTAATAACAttataacataaaattaaaaataaatcaaaaacaaaacaaaaacaaaaaattacaatctccacaaaaacaaaaacaaaaactcATTCACTCATTCCCCCTTTCTCTCTCGACTGCTAAACCTAGAACTCTCAAATGTATGCTTACTGTCTTTCCCCCTTTCCGATTAGACCTTGAATCTCCAATTAAACCTCTCAATTTCTTTAACTCATCTCTTAATTTCATACTGTCTTTCTTTCAAATGTTTGTTTTCTCATTTGTTTCAATTTTTGTGACAGATTCGAAGATTAAGGAGTTAAGTGTGTTCATTGAAGTTTAAGGTGAGGAGTAGAGTTTCTTGGAGCTAAATCTTGTAGCTAAGGGTTTATTAAAGCTTAAAGCTCGGAGCTAATTAAGTTGGATTTTGGTCTTGGAGTTTGTTGCTGTGTTTTTTGGGATTTTGGAGCTTGCTTTGTTAGGTATATTCTTCTTTACATATCTATTTATATATGTTTGGGCTGCATGTATATATTTGTGTAGttgtatgtatgcatgtgaaATTGAAATGTGTAGTTGTTGCATGTGTAGTTAAAATACGGATTTACATGTAATAACAAGTGcttgtatatatttgtgtttgtgttaattgtaaatatatttGTGTTTGGGGCTTGTCATTGTAAGTAGCATGGTTTATGAGTGAATATAGgaattttatattgattataCTAGGTAGTAAATGTACTATAGTATATAGTAAATTAATACGTTATTTGACAATCAGGTAGTTTGAGAATAACATGGACAAATCTTGGATTTTCAAAGATAGAAACACACTTCACTATGAAATCGGGGTTGAAGAGTTTTTGATATTTGCCGAGGAAAATGCTAGTGATCCTAAAAGAATCCCCTGTCCCTGTAAAAGATGTGCTAACTTCAAAAAATTTGCAGTTAAGATTATCAGGGGACTTTTATATGAAAATGGTTTTAGTCTGGGGTACCttgattggatttggcatacACAAGGGTCTGCAAGTAGGTCATCAGTTAATAGAAATGCTCCAACCCCTGCATCTACGCCTGCCCCTGCACCTACGTCTGCCCGCGCACGGATACCTTCCCCTGGCCTTGCATCAGAAACAATCAATGTTTGTGATGCTGCATATAATTCGAGTGAGTACAATAATGAGTCGTATCAGTTTAGGAGATTTGTGGCTGATGTTGAACAGCCTTTGTATGAGGGTAGTGAATGTACCAAGTTGGAGTCGATGCTAAAATTGCACAATTGGAAAGCTTGGTTCGGAATTAGTGATAGTGCCTTTAATGATTTGCTGTCTACCGTTGGCTCTCTCCTTCCTAAGGACAATGTGATGCCACCTAATGCATATGAAGCCAAGAAAACCTTATCCGACTTGGGCCTAGAATACATAAAATATCACTCATGTCCAAACAATTGCATACTGTATCGGGGGGTAAATGTTGATGCTTCCGAGTGTCCTAAGTGTCATTTATCTCGCTGGAAGTTAGGAAAGGATGGTAAAATAAGGATTAATATTCCTGCTAAAGTAATGTGGTATTTTCCAATTATACCGAGATTCAAACGGATGTTTAAATCTCCTTCTACATCTGAACTAATGACCTGGCACTCAAAGCAGCGAATAGAAGACGGAAAGATGCGGCATCCAGCCGACTCTCCTTCTTGGGGAAATATCGACTATAGGTGGCCTGCCTTCGGTAGTGATGCACGAAATATTCGTTTGGTATTTTCTGCAGATGGTATAAACCCACATACTAACGGTCTAACCAATAGATACTCTTGTTGGCCAATAGTATTAGTGACTTATAATCTTCCTCCGTGGTTATGTATGAAGAGGAAATTTATGATGCTAACAATTTTAGTTTCCGGTCCACATGAGCCTGGCAATGATGTTGACGTATATTTACAGCCTTTAATCGATGATTTAAAGAAGTTGTGGGAAGAAGGTGAACCAAATCTTTATGATGCATACACCAAGTCATATTTCACTTTAAAAGCAATTTTATTGTGGACAATAAATGACTACCCTGCATATGGAAATCTGTCCGGATGCGTTAATAAAGGTTATATGTGTTGTCCAGTATGCGCTGATGATATAGTTGCCAAGTATTTAAGCCATAGCCAGAAGATGTGTTACCAAGGCCATCGGCGTTACTTGGCTAGGAATCATCCATATAGGAAGCAAAAGGCCACTTTTAATGGACAACAAGAATTAGGGCAGGCACGTCAACCTCTGTCTGGAGAAGAGGTTTTATTGCTGCAGGATAAAATTAAATTTCAGTTTGGGAAGGAAGTAAGGAAGTCAAAGAAGGTTGATTGTCCATGGAAGAAAAAGTCGGGTTTTTTCGAATTAGAATATTGGAAGTTTCACCATGTCCATCATTGTTTAGATGTCATGCACGTCGAGAAGAACGTGTGTGATAGCTTGATCGACACACTACTAAATATGAAACCTAAGTCTAAAGATAGTGAAGCTTCTCGTCTTGACATGATTGACATGGGGGTTAGGGCTGATCTAGCTCCACAAAAAGGAGAAAAAAAACCTACTTACCCCCTTCGATTTTTAATTTGTCCAAGGCagaaaagaagaaaatgttgtCATTGTTAATGCACATGAAACTTCCTTATGGACACGCATCGAACATTAAAAACTGTGTTTCCATGGAAGAATTAAAGATGTTTGGGATGAAGTCCCACGACTGCCACATCTTACTCCAACAACTGCTTCCTATTGCAATTCGTGCGGTACTTCCAAAAAAAGTCAGGGTCACCATAATtaggttgtgtttcttttttAATGCTTTGTGCAGCAAAGTTGTAGCCGTATCGAAAGTAGATAAATTGCAATCAGATGTAATAGTAACTTTGTGTGAGTTGGAAAAAATCTTTCCTGCATCATTTTTTGATATAATGATACATCTCATAGTGCACTTGGTTTGGGAATTACGGTTATGTGGGCCAGTATTTTATAGATGGATGTATGCATTTGAGAGGTTTAATAAGGTGTTGAAGAGTTACGTACGCAACCGTTATTACCCCGAAGACTGTATAGCTGAATGCTATCTGGGAGAAGAATCAGTAGAATTCTACCAAGAGTTTGTCAAGCAAGATTGCACCACTGTTGGTCTTCGTAAAGATGAAGGCAAGTTAAGTGGTCCATTATCTGTTGTGACAATGAAATCAATCGAAGAAAAAGAGCGGGATGAAGCTCATTTACATGTTCTTCTAAACAACGTTGAAGTACAGCCATATATTTTGTAAGAATTTATTAATTTTGTGGTTGttcaattaatatataaattatatatttactgGTTAGTTAATGATTATATAATTTCTGTTAGAATGCATAAGGATTATCTAGAGGGAATCCATCAAGGAAAAAAGAAAAGTGTTCATTAGCTCTTGAGAGAGCACAATCGCCTTTTTGCCGATTGGTTTCTAGAAAAAGTTAGTATTTTTATAGTTTCATTTGTGCCTAATTTATTTGCTCTGTAGTAATATGGAATTTAAAAGTATttttgtttctgaaaatgtttaGGTTAGTAGTGAAATGGAGGAGAATCCTGGAGGAGTTTCAGAGACATTAAGATGGATAGCCGGAAAACCATCATTTTCAGTTTTGACTTACGAAGCTTATCTAGTAGACGGGGTCCGATACTTTACAAAAGAGCAAGACGGTGTGAGGGTTGTTCAAAGCAGCGGAGTGTCTTTAGTTGCTAAAACTGTCCAAGTGTCTAGCGCTAAATATTTGAACCCCGTAGAAAGTGACTTGACATTTTACGGTGTTATCTTAGAAGTATGGGAGCTAGATTATCATGCATTCAAAGCCCCGTTATTTTTATGTAATTG carries:
- the LOC141689685 gene encoding uncharacterized protein LOC141689685, which codes for MDKSWIFKDRNTLHYEIGVEEFLIFAEENASDPKRIPCPCKRCANFKKFAVKIIRGLLYENGFSLGYLDWIWHTQGSASRSSVNRNAPTPASTPAPAPTSARARIPSPGLASETINVCDAAYNSSEYNNESYQFRRFVADVEQPLYEGSECTKLESMLKLHNWKAWFGISDSAFNDLLSTVGSLLPKDNVMPPNAYEAKKTLSDLGLEYIKYHSCPNNCILYRGVNVDASECPKCHLSRWKLGKDGKIRINIPAKVMWYFPIIPRFKRMFKSPSTSELMTWHSKQRIEDGKMRHPADSPSWGNIDYRWPAFGSDARNIRLVFSADGINPHTNGLTNRYSCWPIVLVTYNLPPWLCMKRKFMMLTILVSGPHEPGNDVDVYLQPLIDDLKKLWEEGEPNLYDAYTKSYFTLKAILLWTINDYPAYGNLSGCVNKGYMCCPVCADDIVAKYLSHSQKMCYQGHRRYLARNHPYRKQKATFNGQQELGQARQPLSGEEVLLLQDKIKFQFGKEVRKSKKVDCPWKKKSGFFELEYWKFHHVHHCLDVMHVEKNVCDSLIDTLLNMKPKSKDSEASRLDMIDMGVRADLAPQKGEKKPTYPLRFLICPSKVVAVSKVDKLQSDVIVTLCELEKIFPASFFDIMIHLIVHLVWELRLCGPVFYRWMYAFERFNKVLKSYVRNRYYPEDCIAECYLGEESVEFYQEFVKQDCTTVGLRKDEGKLSGPLSVVTMKSIEEKERDEAHLHVLLNNVEVSSEMEENPGGVSETLRWIAGKPSFSVLTYEAYLVDGVRYFTKEQDGVRVVQSSGVSLVAKTVQVSSAKYLNPVESDLTFYGVILEVWELDYHAFKAPLFLCNWADNDMGIKVDYLGFTLVDLSRQGHKRDKYVSMDQVKQVYYIEDPVDAKWSVVLTSTTRDYQDVYNDDDLGDTTMENPPFCCQIPICDVGEDVEKNIRENIKGTWVKK